In Tropicibacter oceani, the sequence GCCGCCGCGGCCCTGGGTGCGACGACCGGCATCATCGACGTCCCGGACACCTGCGCAGCGTTCGAACAGAGGCTGCGCCGGAACGGTTTCATCGAAAGCTTTGGCACCGCCCGGATGTATCGCGGCAATCCTCCGACGACAGGGGCGCGCCTGCAGGCTGTCGCCACGCTGGAACTGGGGTGACGCGGACGCCACGGCCGCGAAGGCCCGTTTACCATATCTTAGACGTGCGGCGCGTAGGCAGGGTCAAAGCACTTCCTTAGAAAGAGGATGAAAGACCCATGGCAAAAGACCATGCACCCAGCTGCTATGACAACCATTCCCCGTTTGATGAATTCAATGACCCGGGCGCGCAGGACGCCGACCGCCTAGTCCAGCTTGCAAAGCTTGAACCGCTGACCGACGGCGGCCTGCGAACGGCGCAGCTGCTTGGCAGGGCGCTGGACAACGACCCCCACCACCACGAAGCCCAGATCCTGCAAGAGCGGCTTTTCCAGATGTTCGTGCCGCGCTGGCATTTCCCGATGCTTGCGGACAAGGGCCGCAACCGCGCCTATGCCAAGGCGATAGCGGCCAAGGTCAAACCCGGCGACGTCGTGCTGGATATCGGTTGTGGGGCCGGCCTGACAGCGATGCTGGCGGCGCGCGCCGGGGCCAAACACGTCTATACCTGCGAACAGCAGCCGCTGATCGCCAAGGCCGCCGTCCGTGTCATCGACGCCAATGGCCTGAGCGACCGCATCACCGTCATTCCAAAGATGTCGCACGATCTGGTCATCGGAAAGGACCTTCCCGAACCGGCCGATGTCGTGATCTCGGAAATCGTCGATACCGTCCTGCTTGGCGAAGGCGCGCTGGCTACGCTGACCGATGCCATGCACAGGCTGGCCAAACCCGATGCGCGCGCCATCCCC encodes:
- a CDS encoding 50S ribosomal protein L11 methyltransferase; protein product: MAKDHAPSCYDNHSPFDEFNDPGAQDADRLVQLAKLEPLTDGGLRTAQLLGRALDNDPHHHEAQILQERLFQMFVPRWHFPMLADKGRNRAYAKAIAAKVKPGDVVLDIGCGAGLTAMLAARAGAKHVYTCEQQPLIAKAAVRVIDANGLSDRITVIPKMSHDLVIGKDLPEPADVVISEIVDTVLLGEGALATLTDAMHRLAKPDARAIPEQGTLMAQLVESDKLLDLWRPHVAEGFDLGAFHHFATLAQITPNDFAACGLKPLGPAIDLFRFNFARPSMKPAQTTRDLTCSDAGTAHAAFVFFVMELAPGIQLSNGLRSDGHWGRTAYLLDRPQRMTPGGSLTITAQHDTSHLSLVPHAMPPSQQDTAQTPLWTEREPGDALPPWDGPYTHAAPAPLSVCWR